The following coding sequences are from one Calypte anna isolate BGI_N300 chromosome 18, bCalAnn1_v1.p, whole genome shotgun sequence window:
- the PIRT gene encoding phosphoinositide-interacting protein has product MEIPPKSPDGSEKSPQSKELLSSNTASTPCISSRSESVWTSTSRSKWDIYHKPVIVMSVGAAVFVFGTVITSLSCFIEKNKYVYKMCGPAFLSMGLMLLVCGLVWVPIIRKKQKQRQKSQFLQSLKSFFFNR; this is encoded by the coding sequence ATGGAAATTCCTCCCAAGAGCCCTGATGGGAGTGAGAAATCTCCTCAGtccaaggagctgctgagcagtaACACAGCCAGCACCCCCTGCATCAGCTCCCGGAGTGAATCCGTCTGGACCAGCACATCCAGGAGCAAGTGGGACATCTACCACAAGCCTGTCATTGTCATGTCTGTGGGAGCAGCTGTCTTTGTCTTTGGGACGGTCATCACCAGTCTGTCTTGCTTCATAGAAAAGAACAAATACGTTTACAAAATGTGTGGCCCAGCTTTCCTCTCCATGGGGCTGATGCTCCTCGTTTGTGGCCTTGTCTGGGTCCCCATCATCcgaaaaaagcagaagcagagacagaagtCACAGTTCCTGCAGAGCCTCAAGTCCTTCTTCTTTAACCGCTGA